A single region of the Equus przewalskii isolate Varuska chromosome 26, EquPr2, whole genome shotgun sequence genome encodes:
- the FBXO10 gene encoding F-box only protein 10 isoform X3: MCSHCCSTPSLDQVPASLILCMDSKVTMEAGGLPLELWRVILAYLHLPDLGRCSLVCKAWYELILSLDSTRWRQLCLGCTECRHPNWPNQPDVEPESWREAFKQHYLASKTWTKNALDLDSSVCFSLFRRRRERRTLSVGPGHEFDSLGSALAMASLYDRIVLFPGVYEEQGEIVLKVPVEIVGHGKLGEVALLASIDQHCSTTRLCNLVFMPAWFSPFMFKTTSGHVQFDNCNFENGHIQVHGPGTCQVKFCTFKNTHVFLHNVPLCVLENCEFVGSENNSVTVEGHPSADKNWAYKYLLGLIKSSPSVLPTEDPDSLMSLDLESRDQAWSPRTCDIVIEGSQSPTSPASSSPKPGSKAGSQEAEVGSDGERVAQTPDSSDGGLSPSGEDEDEDQLTYRLSYQVRGPRPVLGGSFLGPPLPGASIQLPSCLVLNSLQQELQKDKEAMALASSIQGCLIRKCLFRDGKGGVFVCSYGRAKMEGNIFRNLTYAVRCIHNSKIVMLRNDVHRCRAAGIFLRLEGGGLIAGNNIYHNAEAGVDIRKKSNPLILCNQIHHGLRSGIVVLGNGKGIIRNNQIFSNKEAGIYILYHGNPVVSGNHIFKGRAAGIAVNENGKGLITENVIRENQWGGVDIRRGGVPVLRSNLICFGYSDGVVVGDEGKGLIEGNTIYANKGCGVWMMSSSLPHVSSNHVSYNGLYGVAVFSQKDGSGEFPGGHGAQENFSEDGDAILWETELEKDDDPLRRPVTTALVESNSINHNGASGLYVQSSEALHIVTNVIHANGDRGITVAQSGQLTRVANNSISCNRQSGVKVEAQCKVELRGNGIYDNRGHGIITKGDSTVVIENDIIGNRGSGLQLLPRSDTKGKTNKTIFQQISNNRDCVMQNNKFLVFKKKSDTWRLVNPPARPHLDNSLRGPSAAHGGQKVTAMATRITARVEGGYHSNRSIFCTIL, translated from the exons ATGTGTAGTCACTGCTGCTCAACACCCTCATTGGACCAGGTTCCTGCCAGCTTGATCCTATGCATGGATTCCAAG GTGACCATGGAGGCTGGCGGCCTCCCCTTGGAGCTGTGGCGTGTGATCTTAGCCTACCTGCACCTTCCAGACCTGGGCCGCTGCAGCCTGGTGTGCAAGGCCTGGTATGAACTGATCCTCAGTCTTGACAGCACCCGCTGGCGGCAGCTGTGTCTGGGCTGCACTGAGTGCCGCCACCCCAACTGGCCCAACCAGCCTGATGTGGAGCCGGAGTCTTGGAGGGAGGCCTTCAAGCAGCATTACCTAGCCTCCAAGACATGGACCAAGAATGCCCTGGACTTGGACTCCTCCGTCTGCTTTTCCCTATTTCGCCGGAGGAGGGAACGCCGTACCCTGAGTGTCGGGCCAGGCCATGAGTTTGACAGCCTGGGCAGCGCCTTAGCCATGGCCAGCCTGTATGATCGAATTGTGCTGTTCCCAGGTGTGTACGAAGAGCAAGGCGAAATCGTCCTGAAGGTGCCCGTGGAGATCGTAGGCCACGGGAAGTTGGGTGAGGTGGCCCTACTAGCCAGCATTGATCAGCACTGCTCAACCACACGTCTGTGCAACCTCGTCTTCATGCCAGCCTGGTTCTCACCCTTCATGTTTAAG ACAACATCAGGTCATGTCCAGTTTGACAACTGCAACTTTGAGAACGGGCACATCCAGGTCCATGGCCCGGGCACCTGCCAAGTGAAGTTTTGCACCTTCAAAAACACCCATGTCTTCCTGCACAACGTGCCCCTGTGTGTCCTGGAAAACTGTGAATTTGTGGGCAGTGAAAACAACTCTGTGACTGTTGAGGGCCACCCATCCGCAGACAAGAACTGGGCCTACAAGTATCTACTGGGGCTTATCAAGTCCTCTCCCAGTGTGCTCCCCACGGAGGACCCTGACTCTTTAATGTCCCTGGACCTGGAGAGCAGGGACCAGGCCTGGAGCCCAAGGACCTGTGACATTGTCATTGAGGGCAGCCAGAGCCCTACCAGCCCAGCCTCTAGCTCCCCCAAGCCCGGCTCTAAGGCTGGCTcacaggaggcagaggtgggcagcGATGGGGAAAGGGTGGCCCAGACTCCAGACAGCAGCGATGGAGGCCTGAGTCCCAGCGGTGAGGATGAGGACGAGGACCAGCTCACATACAGACTGTCCTACCAAGTACGGGGCCCGCGGCCTGTGCTGGGGGGCTCCTTTCTGGGCCCACCACTGCCAGGAGCGTCCATTCAGCTGCCCAGCTGCCTGGTGCTGAACTCGCTGCAGCAGGAGCTGCAGAAGGACAAGGAGGCCATGGCACTGGCCAGCTCCATTCAGGGCTGCCTCATCCGCAAGTGCCTCTTCCGGGACGGCAAGGGGGGTGTCTTCGTTTGCTCCTATGGCCGCGCCAAGATGGAAGGGAACATCTTCCGCAACCTGACTTACGCAGTGCGGTGTATACATAACAGCAAG ATCGTGATGCTCAGGAACGACGTTCACCGCTGCAGGGCGGCAGGCATCTTCCTTCGCCTGGAGGGCGGAGGCCTGATCGCCGGCAACAACATCTACCACAACGCAGAGGCTGGCGTGGACATCCGGAAGAAGTCCAACCCACTCATCCTG TGTAATCAGATCCACCACGGCCTTCGCTCTGGCATTGTCGTCCTTGGCAATGGGAAAGGCATCATCCGGAACAATCAAATCTTTTCAAATAAGGAGGCTGGCATTTATATCCTGTACCACGGAAATCCAGTCGTGAG TGGGAACCACATTTTCAAGGGCCGAGCAGCCGGCATCGCAGTGAACGAGAATGGCAAAGGCCTCATCACAG AAAATGTGATCCGTGAGAACCAGTGGGGAGGTGTGGACATCCGCCGTGGTGGGGTCCCCGTCCTCAGGAGCAACCTCATCTGCTTCGGCTACTCAGATGGTGTGGTCGTGGGGGATGAGGGCAAAGGACTGATAGAAGGAAACACCATCTACG CTAATAAGGGCTGTGGTGTGTGGATGATGTCGTCCAGCCTGCCCCATGTCAGCAGCAACCACGTCAGCTACAATGGCCTGTACGGAGTGGCAGTGTTTAGCCAGAAGGACGGCTCTGGGGAGTTCCCTGGAGGCCATGGGGCCCAGGAGAACTTCAGCGAGGATGGGGACGCCATCCTCTGGGAGACAGAGCTGGAGAAGGACGACGACCCGCTGCGCCGGCCCGTCACCACAGCTCTGGTCGAGTCAAACAGCATTAATCACAATGGAG CCTCGGGACTCTACGTCCAGAGCAGCGAGGCGCTGCATATCGTCACCAACGTGATCCATGCTAATGGGGACAGAGGCATCACTGTGGCTCAGAGCGGCCAGCTCACCCGTGTGGCCAACAACAGCATCTCCTGCAACCGCCAGAGTGGGGTCAAGGTCGAGGCCCAGTGCAAGGTAGAGCTCCGGGGCAACGGCATCTATGACAACAGAGGCCATGGCATCATCACCAAGGGTGACAGCACCGTCGTCATTGAAAACGACATCATCGGCAACCGGGGCAGtgggctgcagctgctgcccaggTCCGACACTAag GGCAAGACCAACAAGACCATCTTCCAGCAGATCTCCAACAACCGAGACTGCGTCATGCAGAACAACAAGTTCTTGGTCTTCAAGAAAAA GTCTGATACGTGGCGCCTGGTGAACCCACCAGCACGGCCTCACCTTGACAACTCTCTCCGAGGCCCCTCTGCAGCCCACGGTGGGCAGAAGGTGACGGCCATGGCGACCAGGATCACAGCCCGTGTGGAAGGTGGTTACCACAGCAACCGCAGCATCTTCTGCACCATCCTGTAA
- the FBXO10 gene encoding F-box only protein 10 isoform X4 encodes MEAGGLPLELWRVILAYLHLPDLGRCSLVCKAWYELILSLDSTRWRQLCLGCTECRHPNWPNQPDVEPESWREAFKQHYLASKTWTKNALDLDSSVCFSLFRRRRERRTLSVGPGHEFDSLGSALAMASLYDRIVLFPGVYEEQGEIVLKVPVEIVGHGKLGEVALLASIDQHCSTTRLCNLVFMPAWFSPFMFKTTSGHVQFDNCNFENGHIQVHGPGTCQVKFCTFKNTHVFLHNVPLCVLENCEFVGSENNSVTVEGHPSADKNWAYKYLLGLIKSSPSVLPTEDPDSLMSLDLESRDQAWSPRTCDIVIEGSQSPTSPASSSPKPGSKAGSQEAEVGSDGERVAQTPDSSDGGLSPSGEDEDEDQLTYRLSYQVRGPRPVLGGSFLGPPLPGASIQLPSCLVLNSLQQELQKDKEAMALASSIQGCLIRKCLFRDGKGGVFVCSYGRAKMEGNIFRNLTYAVRCIHNSKIVMLRNDVHRCRAAGIFLRLEGGGLIAGNNIYHNAEAGVDIRKKSNPLILCNQIHHGLRSGIVVLGNGKGIIRNNQIFSNKEAGIYILYHGNPVVSGNHIFKGRAAGIAVNENGKGLITENVIRENQWGGVDIRRGGVPVLRSNLICFGYSDGVVVGDEGKGLIEGNTIYANKGCGVWMMSSSLPHVSSNHVSYNGLYGVAVFSQKDGSGEFPGGHGAQENFSEDGDAILWETELEKDDDPLRRPVTTALVESNSINHNGASGLYVQSSEALHIVTNVIHANGDRGITVAQSGQLTRVANNSISCNRQSGVKVEAQCKVELRGNGIYDNRGHGIITKGDSTVVIENDIIGNRGSGLQLLPRSDTKGKTNKTIFQQISNNRDCVMQNNKFLVFKKKSDTWRLVNPPARPHLDNSLRGPSAAHGGQKVTAMATRITARVEGGYHSNRSIFCTIL; translated from the exons ATGGAGGCTGGCGGCCTCCCCTTGGAGCTGTGGCGTGTGATCTTAGCCTACCTGCACCTTCCAGACCTGGGCCGCTGCAGCCTGGTGTGCAAGGCCTGGTATGAACTGATCCTCAGTCTTGACAGCACCCGCTGGCGGCAGCTGTGTCTGGGCTGCACTGAGTGCCGCCACCCCAACTGGCCCAACCAGCCTGATGTGGAGCCGGAGTCTTGGAGGGAGGCCTTCAAGCAGCATTACCTAGCCTCCAAGACATGGACCAAGAATGCCCTGGACTTGGACTCCTCCGTCTGCTTTTCCCTATTTCGCCGGAGGAGGGAACGCCGTACCCTGAGTGTCGGGCCAGGCCATGAGTTTGACAGCCTGGGCAGCGCCTTAGCCATGGCCAGCCTGTATGATCGAATTGTGCTGTTCCCAGGTGTGTACGAAGAGCAAGGCGAAATCGTCCTGAAGGTGCCCGTGGAGATCGTAGGCCACGGGAAGTTGGGTGAGGTGGCCCTACTAGCCAGCATTGATCAGCACTGCTCAACCACACGTCTGTGCAACCTCGTCTTCATGCCAGCCTGGTTCTCACCCTTCATGTTTAAG ACAACATCAGGTCATGTCCAGTTTGACAACTGCAACTTTGAGAACGGGCACATCCAGGTCCATGGCCCGGGCACCTGCCAAGTGAAGTTTTGCACCTTCAAAAACACCCATGTCTTCCTGCACAACGTGCCCCTGTGTGTCCTGGAAAACTGTGAATTTGTGGGCAGTGAAAACAACTCTGTGACTGTTGAGGGCCACCCATCCGCAGACAAGAACTGGGCCTACAAGTATCTACTGGGGCTTATCAAGTCCTCTCCCAGTGTGCTCCCCACGGAGGACCCTGACTCTTTAATGTCCCTGGACCTGGAGAGCAGGGACCAGGCCTGGAGCCCAAGGACCTGTGACATTGTCATTGAGGGCAGCCAGAGCCCTACCAGCCCAGCCTCTAGCTCCCCCAAGCCCGGCTCTAAGGCTGGCTcacaggaggcagaggtgggcagcGATGGGGAAAGGGTGGCCCAGACTCCAGACAGCAGCGATGGAGGCCTGAGTCCCAGCGGTGAGGATGAGGACGAGGACCAGCTCACATACAGACTGTCCTACCAAGTACGGGGCCCGCGGCCTGTGCTGGGGGGCTCCTTTCTGGGCCCACCACTGCCAGGAGCGTCCATTCAGCTGCCCAGCTGCCTGGTGCTGAACTCGCTGCAGCAGGAGCTGCAGAAGGACAAGGAGGCCATGGCACTGGCCAGCTCCATTCAGGGCTGCCTCATCCGCAAGTGCCTCTTCCGGGACGGCAAGGGGGGTGTCTTCGTTTGCTCCTATGGCCGCGCCAAGATGGAAGGGAACATCTTCCGCAACCTGACTTACGCAGTGCGGTGTATACATAACAGCAAG ATCGTGATGCTCAGGAACGACGTTCACCGCTGCAGGGCGGCAGGCATCTTCCTTCGCCTGGAGGGCGGAGGCCTGATCGCCGGCAACAACATCTACCACAACGCAGAGGCTGGCGTGGACATCCGGAAGAAGTCCAACCCACTCATCCTG TGTAATCAGATCCACCACGGCCTTCGCTCTGGCATTGTCGTCCTTGGCAATGGGAAAGGCATCATCCGGAACAATCAAATCTTTTCAAATAAGGAGGCTGGCATTTATATCCTGTACCACGGAAATCCAGTCGTGAG TGGGAACCACATTTTCAAGGGCCGAGCAGCCGGCATCGCAGTGAACGAGAATGGCAAAGGCCTCATCACAG AAAATGTGATCCGTGAGAACCAGTGGGGAGGTGTGGACATCCGCCGTGGTGGGGTCCCCGTCCTCAGGAGCAACCTCATCTGCTTCGGCTACTCAGATGGTGTGGTCGTGGGGGATGAGGGCAAAGGACTGATAGAAGGAAACACCATCTACG CTAATAAGGGCTGTGGTGTGTGGATGATGTCGTCCAGCCTGCCCCATGTCAGCAGCAACCACGTCAGCTACAATGGCCTGTACGGAGTGGCAGTGTTTAGCCAGAAGGACGGCTCTGGGGAGTTCCCTGGAGGCCATGGGGCCCAGGAGAACTTCAGCGAGGATGGGGACGCCATCCTCTGGGAGACAGAGCTGGAGAAGGACGACGACCCGCTGCGCCGGCCCGTCACCACAGCTCTGGTCGAGTCAAACAGCATTAATCACAATGGAG CCTCGGGACTCTACGTCCAGAGCAGCGAGGCGCTGCATATCGTCACCAACGTGATCCATGCTAATGGGGACAGAGGCATCACTGTGGCTCAGAGCGGCCAGCTCACCCGTGTGGCCAACAACAGCATCTCCTGCAACCGCCAGAGTGGGGTCAAGGTCGAGGCCCAGTGCAAGGTAGAGCTCCGGGGCAACGGCATCTATGACAACAGAGGCCATGGCATCATCACCAAGGGTGACAGCACCGTCGTCATTGAAAACGACATCATCGGCAACCGGGGCAGtgggctgcagctgctgcccaggTCCGACACTAag GGCAAGACCAACAAGACCATCTTCCAGCAGATCTCCAACAACCGAGACTGCGTCATGCAGAACAACAAGTTCTTGGTCTTCAAGAAAAA GTCTGATACGTGGCGCCTGGTGAACCCACCAGCACGGCCTCACCTTGACAACTCTCTCCGAGGCCCCTCTGCAGCCCACGGTGGGCAGAAGGTGACGGCCATGGCGACCAGGATCACAGCCCGTGTGGAAGGTGGTTACCACAGCAACCGCAGCATCTTCTGCACCATCCTGTAA
- the FBXO10 gene encoding F-box only protein 10 isoform X1 — protein MCSHCCSTPSLDQVPASLILCMDSKVTMEAGGLPLELWRVILAYLHLPDLGRCSLVCKAWYELILSLDSTRWRQLCLGCTECRHPNWPNQPDVEPESWREAFKQHYLASKTWTKNALDLDSSVCFSLFRRRRERRTLSVGPGHEFDSLGSALAMASLYDRIVLFPGVYEEQGEIVLKVPVEIVGHGKLGEVALLASIDQHCSTTRLCNLVFMPAWFSPFMFKTTSGHVQFDNCNFENGHIQVHGPGTCQVKFCTFKNTHVFLHNVPLCVLENCEFVGSENNSVTVEGHPSADKNWAYKYLLGLIKSSPSVLPTEDPDSLMSLDLESRDQAWSPRTCDIVIEGSQSPTSPASSSPKPGSKAGSQEAEVGSDGERVAQTPDSSDGGLSPSGEDEDEDQLTYRLSYQVRGPRPVLGGSFLGPPLPGASIQLPSCLVLNSLQQELQKDKEAMALASSIQGCLIRKCLFRDGKGGVFVCSYGRAKMEGNIFRNLTYAVRCIHNSKIVMLRNDVHRCRAAGIFLRLEGGGLIAGNNIYHNAEAGVDIRKKSNPLILCNQIHHGLRSGIVVLGNGKGIIRNNQIFSNKEAGIYILYHGNPVVSGNHIFKGRAAGIAVNENGKGLITENVIRENQWGGVDIRRGGVPVLRSNLICFGYSDGVVVGDEGKGLIEGNTIYANKGCGVWMMSSSLPHVSSNHVSYNGLYGVAVFSQKDGSGEFPGGHGAQENFSEDGDAILWETELEKDDDPLRRPVTTALVESNSINHNGASGLYVQSSEALHIVTNVIHANGDRGITVAQSGQLTRVANNSISCNRQSGVKVEAQCKVELRGNGIYDNRGHGIITKGDSTVVIENDIIGNRGSGLQLLPRSDTKVIKNRIHSFRAYGIAVRGRAKALVQENIIFQGKTNKTIFQQISNNRDCVMQNNKFLVFKKKSDTWRLVNPPARPHLDNSLRGPSAAHGGQKVTAMATRITARVEGGYHSNRSIFCTIL, from the exons ATGTGTAGTCACTGCTGCTCAACACCCTCATTGGACCAGGTTCCTGCCAGCTTGATCCTATGCATGGATTCCAAG GTGACCATGGAGGCTGGCGGCCTCCCCTTGGAGCTGTGGCGTGTGATCTTAGCCTACCTGCACCTTCCAGACCTGGGCCGCTGCAGCCTGGTGTGCAAGGCCTGGTATGAACTGATCCTCAGTCTTGACAGCACCCGCTGGCGGCAGCTGTGTCTGGGCTGCACTGAGTGCCGCCACCCCAACTGGCCCAACCAGCCTGATGTGGAGCCGGAGTCTTGGAGGGAGGCCTTCAAGCAGCATTACCTAGCCTCCAAGACATGGACCAAGAATGCCCTGGACTTGGACTCCTCCGTCTGCTTTTCCCTATTTCGCCGGAGGAGGGAACGCCGTACCCTGAGTGTCGGGCCAGGCCATGAGTTTGACAGCCTGGGCAGCGCCTTAGCCATGGCCAGCCTGTATGATCGAATTGTGCTGTTCCCAGGTGTGTACGAAGAGCAAGGCGAAATCGTCCTGAAGGTGCCCGTGGAGATCGTAGGCCACGGGAAGTTGGGTGAGGTGGCCCTACTAGCCAGCATTGATCAGCACTGCTCAACCACACGTCTGTGCAACCTCGTCTTCATGCCAGCCTGGTTCTCACCCTTCATGTTTAAG ACAACATCAGGTCATGTCCAGTTTGACAACTGCAACTTTGAGAACGGGCACATCCAGGTCCATGGCCCGGGCACCTGCCAAGTGAAGTTTTGCACCTTCAAAAACACCCATGTCTTCCTGCACAACGTGCCCCTGTGTGTCCTGGAAAACTGTGAATTTGTGGGCAGTGAAAACAACTCTGTGACTGTTGAGGGCCACCCATCCGCAGACAAGAACTGGGCCTACAAGTATCTACTGGGGCTTATCAAGTCCTCTCCCAGTGTGCTCCCCACGGAGGACCCTGACTCTTTAATGTCCCTGGACCTGGAGAGCAGGGACCAGGCCTGGAGCCCAAGGACCTGTGACATTGTCATTGAGGGCAGCCAGAGCCCTACCAGCCCAGCCTCTAGCTCCCCCAAGCCCGGCTCTAAGGCTGGCTcacaggaggcagaggtgggcagcGATGGGGAAAGGGTGGCCCAGACTCCAGACAGCAGCGATGGAGGCCTGAGTCCCAGCGGTGAGGATGAGGACGAGGACCAGCTCACATACAGACTGTCCTACCAAGTACGGGGCCCGCGGCCTGTGCTGGGGGGCTCCTTTCTGGGCCCACCACTGCCAGGAGCGTCCATTCAGCTGCCCAGCTGCCTGGTGCTGAACTCGCTGCAGCAGGAGCTGCAGAAGGACAAGGAGGCCATGGCACTGGCCAGCTCCATTCAGGGCTGCCTCATCCGCAAGTGCCTCTTCCGGGACGGCAAGGGGGGTGTCTTCGTTTGCTCCTATGGCCGCGCCAAGATGGAAGGGAACATCTTCCGCAACCTGACTTACGCAGTGCGGTGTATACATAACAGCAAG ATCGTGATGCTCAGGAACGACGTTCACCGCTGCAGGGCGGCAGGCATCTTCCTTCGCCTGGAGGGCGGAGGCCTGATCGCCGGCAACAACATCTACCACAACGCAGAGGCTGGCGTGGACATCCGGAAGAAGTCCAACCCACTCATCCTG TGTAATCAGATCCACCACGGCCTTCGCTCTGGCATTGTCGTCCTTGGCAATGGGAAAGGCATCATCCGGAACAATCAAATCTTTTCAAATAAGGAGGCTGGCATTTATATCCTGTACCACGGAAATCCAGTCGTGAG TGGGAACCACATTTTCAAGGGCCGAGCAGCCGGCATCGCAGTGAACGAGAATGGCAAAGGCCTCATCACAG AAAATGTGATCCGTGAGAACCAGTGGGGAGGTGTGGACATCCGCCGTGGTGGGGTCCCCGTCCTCAGGAGCAACCTCATCTGCTTCGGCTACTCAGATGGTGTGGTCGTGGGGGATGAGGGCAAAGGACTGATAGAAGGAAACACCATCTACG CTAATAAGGGCTGTGGTGTGTGGATGATGTCGTCCAGCCTGCCCCATGTCAGCAGCAACCACGTCAGCTACAATGGCCTGTACGGAGTGGCAGTGTTTAGCCAGAAGGACGGCTCTGGGGAGTTCCCTGGAGGCCATGGGGCCCAGGAGAACTTCAGCGAGGATGGGGACGCCATCCTCTGGGAGACAGAGCTGGAGAAGGACGACGACCCGCTGCGCCGGCCCGTCACCACAGCTCTGGTCGAGTCAAACAGCATTAATCACAATGGAG CCTCGGGACTCTACGTCCAGAGCAGCGAGGCGCTGCATATCGTCACCAACGTGATCCATGCTAATGGGGACAGAGGCATCACTGTGGCTCAGAGCGGCCAGCTCACCCGTGTGGCCAACAACAGCATCTCCTGCAACCGCCAGAGTGGGGTCAAGGTCGAGGCCCAGTGCAAGGTAGAGCTCCGGGGCAACGGCATCTATGACAACAGAGGCCATGGCATCATCACCAAGGGTGACAGCACCGTCGTCATTGAAAACGACATCATCGGCAACCGGGGCAGtgggctgcagctgctgcccaggTCCGACACTAag GTAATAAAGAACAGGATCCATTCCTTCCGGGCCTATGGCATCGCAGTGCGGGGCCGCGCCAAGGCCCTGGTGCAAGAGAACATCATCTTCCAGGGCAAGACCAACAAGACCATCTTCCAGCAGATCTCCAACAACCGAGACTGCGTCATGCAGAACAACAAGTTCTTGGTCTTCAAGAAAAA GTCTGATACGTGGCGCCTGGTGAACCCACCAGCACGGCCTCACCTTGACAACTCTCTCCGAGGCCCCTCTGCAGCCCACGGTGGGCAGAAGGTGACGGCCATGGCGACCAGGATCACAGCCCGTGTGGAAGGTGGTTACCACAGCAACCGCAGCATCTTCTGCACCATCCTGTAA